From the genome of Virgibacillus proomii, one region includes:
- the fba gene encoding class II fructose-1,6-bisphosphate aldolase has protein sequence MELVTLNDILPQAKREGYAVGHFNINGLIWAQAILQAAQEEKAPVVIASSDRLVDYLGGFKLIFDMVKNLLTRFDIQVPVVLHLDHGQSVERCLEAIDAGYSSVMYDGSHLPLEENIKNTKKVVDYAHTNGVSVEAEIGTVGGYEDGVIGNINYADLQECVELVNATNIDALAAALGSVHGKYKGEPKLGFKEMAEISAAVEIPLVLHGASGIPLPQLHKAITLGHAKININTEMNIAWREALQHSLVENPHVYEPKTLLESSKRTIKQTVSEKIKDFGSHNKAE, from the coding sequence ATGGAGTTAGTTACATTAAATGACATACTACCCCAAGCCAAACGTGAAGGGTATGCCGTTGGACATTTTAATATAAATGGTTTAATTTGGGCGCAAGCAATTTTACAAGCCGCTCAAGAGGAAAAAGCTCCAGTCGTGATTGCATCATCGGATAGATTGGTAGATTACCTTGGCGGATTTAAACTCATTTTTGACATGGTCAAAAATCTGCTAACGCGTTTTGATATTCAAGTCCCGGTCGTCTTACATTTAGACCATGGACAAAGTGTAGAGCGATGCTTGGAAGCGATCGATGCAGGCTATAGCTCTGTCATGTACGATGGAAGCCACTTACCACTAGAAGAAAATATTAAAAATACAAAAAAAGTAGTAGATTATGCACATACAAATGGAGTATCCGTAGAAGCAGAAATTGGTACAGTTGGCGGTTATGAGGATGGAGTTATCGGTAATATTAATTATGCAGATTTACAGGAATGTGTAGAGTTGGTTAATGCAACAAATATTGATGCTTTAGCAGCAGCATTAGGTTCTGTCCATGGCAAATACAAAGGTGAACCCAAGCTAGGTTTTAAAGAAATGGCGGAAATATCAGCAGCTGTAGAAATTCCGCTTGTATTGCATGGTGCAAGTGGAATTCCACTTCCACAGCTTCATAAAGCGATCACTTTAGGACATGCTAAAATCAACATTAATACGGAGATGAATATTGCGTGGCGAGAGGCGTTACAGCATAGTTTAGTAGAAAATCCACATGTGTATGAGCCCAAAACTTTATTAGAATCTAGTAAGCGAACCATTAAACAAACGGTTAGTGAGAAAATAAAAGACTTTGGCTCGCATAACAAAGCCGAATAA
- a CDS encoding Gfo/Idh/MocA family protein, which translates to MTLKAGIVGIGFIGSDHLRRLANVIAGVEVVAVCDIVPGKAQAALDKFGIEAKDYADYHDLIADPEVEVVVITASNEAHADIAVAALEANKYVFCEKPLALNADDCLRVMEAEQKTGKKMLQVGFMRRYDAGYVKLKEIVSSGEIGEPLMLHCRHYNASCVPEYKTAQAIYETLIHEIDVLHWLLDDDYEDVKVYFPRKSKYATSDNGNLKDPQVIVMQTSKGVNIVVEVFVNAKYGYDIHCDITGELGMAELPSPASVAVRKDAKYSTDILVDWKERFIEAYDVEFQDFFDRLNKGEAPAGPTSWDGYLAAITSDACVKSQESGKTEKVEGAKKPTFYN; encoded by the coding sequence ATGACATTAAAAGCTGGAATTGTAGGAATTGGATTTATTGGATCAGATCATTTACGCCGTTTAGCTAATGTAATAGCTGGAGTAGAAGTGGTTGCAGTTTGTGATATTGTTCCTGGAAAAGCACAAGCAGCATTAGATAAATTCGGAATCGAAGCAAAAGATTATGCTGATTATCATGATTTAATTGCTGATCCTGAGGTGGAAGTAGTTGTTATTACTGCCTCTAACGAAGCACATGCTGATATAGCAGTAGCTGCTTTAGAAGCTAATAAGTATGTATTCTGTGAAAAACCATTAGCATTAAATGCAGATGATTGTTTACGAGTGATGGAAGCTGAACAAAAGACCGGTAAGAAAATGCTTCAAGTTGGGTTTATGCGCCGCTACGATGCTGGGTATGTTAAATTGAAAGAAATTGTATCTAGCGGAGAAATTGGTGAACCATTAATGCTTCATTGCAGACATTATAATGCAAGCTGTGTTCCTGAATATAAAACAGCACAAGCAATCTATGAAACATTGATTCACGAAATTGATGTACTACATTGGTTGTTAGATGATGATTATGAGGATGTAAAAGTATACTTCCCTCGTAAGTCTAAATATGCAACTAGCGATAATGGAAATTTAAAAGACCCACAAGTCATTGTAATGCAAACCTCTAAAGGTGTTAACATTGTAGTAGAAGTATTTGTTAATGCAAAATATGGATATGATATTCATTGTGATATAACTGGTGAACTTGGAATGGCTGAGCTTCCTAGTCCGGCAAGTGTAGCCGTTCGTAAGGATGCAAAATACAGTACAGATATTCTTGTCGATTGGAAAGAACGTTTTATCGAAGCTTATGATGTAGAGTTTCAAGACTTCTTTGATCGCCTGAATAAAGGGGAAGCGCCAGCAGGACCAACTTCATGGGATGGTTATCTTGCAGCAATTACATCCGATGCTTGTGTGAAATCTCAAGAATCTGGTAAAACAGAAAAAGTAGAAGGTGCAAAAAAACCTACATTCTATAATTAA
- the iolE gene encoding myo-inosose-2 dehydratase: MAKEANIIFGIAPIGWRNDDIPEIGKENTYRQILSEAKLAGFEGTEIGGCYPTDPEELNKELKLRDMRLVGQWFSAYIIRDGIEAACKEFEKHCAFLEAVHADIAVVSEQTYSIQGTDKCVYTEKPYFTDQEWKQLAEGLNKFGEIALSHNLKCCYHHHMGTGVQTLGEVDRLMEMTDPSKVFLLYDTGHIFVSDGDSMALLKKYFDRIEHVHFKDVRVEKLKECREQNKSFLGSFLHGMFTVPGDGDIDFKPVFAYLVEHGYKGWVVIEAEQDPKIANPLEYAQKGRQYIEQELVVK, from the coding sequence ATGGCTAAAGAAGCAAATATTATATTTGGGATTGCTCCTATCGGATGGAGAAATGATGACATCCCTGAGATAGGAAAAGAAAACACTTACAGACAAATTCTAAGTGAAGCGAAGCTGGCTGGTTTTGAAGGAACAGAGATCGGTGGTTGCTATCCAACTGATCCGGAAGAATTAAATAAAGAATTAAAGTTACGTGATATGAGACTAGTAGGTCAATGGTTCTCAGCTTATATTATCCGTGATGGCATTGAAGCAGCTTGCAAAGAGTTTGAAAAGCACTGTGCTTTTTTAGAAGCTGTTCATGCAGATATTGCAGTTGTTTCAGAACAAACATACAGCATTCAAGGTACAGATAAATGTGTCTATACAGAAAAGCCGTATTTTACAGATCAAGAATGGAAGCAACTTGCAGAAGGATTAAATAAATTTGGCGAAATTGCTTTATCACATAATTTAAAATGTTGTTACCATCATCATATGGGAACAGGGGTACAAACATTAGGAGAAGTGGATCGCTTAATGGAAATGACAGATCCTAGCAAAGTTTTCTTGCTTTATGATACTGGTCATATCTTTGTATCTGATGGTGATTCAATGGCTTTACTTAAAAAGTATTTTGATCGGATTGAGCATGTACATTTTAAAGATGTGCGAGTAGAAAAATTAAAAGAATGTCGGGAGCAAAATAAATCTTTCTTAGGATCCTTCCTACACGGAATGTTTACTGTTCCTGGCGATGGAGACATTGATTTTAAACCTGTTTTTGCTTACCTTGTTGAACATGGTTATAAAGGTTGGGTAGTAATTGAAGCTGAGCAAGATCCTAAGATTGCTAATCCATTAGAGTATGCCCAAAAAGGCCGTCAGTATATTGAACAAGAATTAGTTGTAAAATAA
- the iolD gene encoding 3D-(3,5/4)-trihydroxycyclohexane-1,2-dione acylhydrolase (decyclizing) produces the protein MVETIRLTTAQALIKFLNQQYLHVDGEEFPYVEGIFHIYGHGNVVGIGQALEEDPGHLKTFIGKNEQGMAHAAVAFSKQSLRKKIYALSTSAGPGAANMIAAAGTALANNIPVLLLPADTFATRQPDPVLQQIEQDTSMAVTTNDAFKAVSRYWDRIQRPEQLMSALIRAFEVMTNPATAGPATVCLSQDVEGEAFDYPVEFFKKRVHYFNRTVPTKREIEGAVERIKNSSYPVIIVGGGCKYSKARQELIAISEKHHIPLVETHAGKSTVEWQFKNNLGGLGILGTSAANKAVKKADLIIGIGTRYTDFTTSSKTLFNFEKTKFLNINVSRPQSYKLDAFQVVGDAKATLQELLPLLEGYTTAFNDTLEELKSEWLKERDRLANVRFKREGFVPEIKGHFSQETLNEYADALDTELTQTEVFIALNEAVDEDAIVVSAAGSLPGDMQRLWNPSVPNTYHLEYGYSCMGYEIAGALGARLAAPHQEVYSLVGDGSFLMLHTELVTALQYNKKINIVLFDNSGFGCINNLQMDNGSASQGTEFRTWENQIMNVDYAKVAEGYGAKTYKIKTLDELKRAIEDAKKQPNSTLFEIKVLPKTMTDGYEGSWWNVGLSEVSTKESIRNAFANKQKGMKRARKY, from the coding sequence ATGGTAGAAACGATCCGTTTAACGACTGCGCAAGCGTTGATTAAATTTTTGAATCAGCAGTATTTACATGTAGACGGGGAAGAATTCCCTTATGTAGAAGGAATTTTTCATATTTATGGTCATGGAAATGTGGTTGGTATCGGTCAGGCTTTAGAAGAAGATCCGGGTCACCTAAAAACCTTTATAGGGAAAAATGAACAAGGGATGGCCCACGCTGCTGTGGCATTTTCAAAACAATCTTTAAGGAAAAAGATTTATGCTTTATCCACATCTGCAGGTCCCGGTGCAGCGAATATGATCGCAGCTGCCGGGACAGCTTTGGCCAATAATATACCGGTTCTCTTACTGCCGGCTGATACCTTTGCTACAAGGCAGCCAGATCCTGTACTTCAGCAAATCGAACAAGATACAAGCATGGCGGTAACGACGAATGACGCTTTTAAAGCAGTTTCTCGTTATTGGGACCGTATTCAAAGACCAGAACAACTGATGTCTGCTTTAATTCGAGCATTTGAAGTAATGACAAACCCAGCTACTGCTGGTCCTGCTACGGTTTGCCTGTCTCAAGATGTAGAAGGAGAAGCATTTGACTACCCAGTAGAGTTTTTCAAAAAGCGTGTTCATTACTTTAATCGTACGGTGCCAACAAAACGTGAAATCGAAGGTGCTGTAGAACGAATTAAAAACAGCAGCTATCCGGTAATTATTGTTGGTGGAGGTTGCAAGTACTCGAAAGCAAGACAAGAGCTAATAGCTATTTCTGAAAAACATCATATTCCTTTAGTAGAAACACATGCCGGAAAATCAACGGTGGAATGGCAATTTAAAAATAATTTAGGCGGTCTAGGAATTCTAGGTACTTCTGCTGCAAATAAAGCTGTGAAAAAAGCAGATCTAATTATTGGTATCGGAACGAGGTATACCGATTTTACAACGTCTTCTAAAACATTATTTAACTTTGAGAAAACAAAATTCTTAAACATTAATGTTAGTCGACCTCAATCCTATAAATTGGATGCTTTTCAGGTTGTTGGTGATGCCAAAGCAACACTTCAGGAACTGCTTCCACTGTTAGAAGGCTATACAACAGCATTTAACGATACACTGGAAGAACTAAAAAGCGAGTGGTTAAAGGAAAGAGATCGATTAGCGAATGTCCGATTTAAACGTGAAGGATTTGTTCCGGAAATAAAGGGACATTTTTCCCAAGAAACATTGAACGAATATGCGGATGCTTTGGATACAGAATTAACTCAAACAGAAGTGTTTATCGCTTTAAATGAAGCGGTTGATGAAGATGCAATCGTTGTTTCAGCTGCTGGTTCATTACCAGGAGATATGCAACGGCTATGGAATCCTTCCGTACCGAATACGTATCATTTAGAATATGGGTATTCTTGTATGGGATATGAAATTGCCGGTGCATTAGGAGCACGTTTAGCTGCACCGCATCAGGAAGTGTACTCATTAGTTGGTGATGGCAGCTTCTTAATGCTTCATACAGAATTGGTTACAGCTCTTCAATACAATAAAAAAATTAATATTGTTCTGTTTGACAACTCAGGATTTGGTTGCATCAATAATCTGCAAATGGATAATGGCAGCGCTAGTCAAGGTACAGAATTTAGAACTTGGGAAAATCAAATTATGAATGTTGATTATGCAAAAGTAGCTGAAGGTTATGGTGCGAAGACATATAAAATCAAAACACTGGATGAATTAAAACGAGCCATTGAAGATGCTAAAAAGCAACCTAATTCAACATTATTTGAAATTAAAGTGTTGCCAAAAACAATGACGGACGGGTATGAAGGGAGCTGGTGGAATGTCGGGTTATCCGAAGTTTCCACAAAAGAAAGTATCCGAAACGCATTTGCAAATAAGCAAAAAGGAATGAAACGAGCAAGAAAATATTAG
- the iolC gene encoding 5-dehydro-2-deoxygluconokinase has product MKLLKKGSKKFDIIAIGRACIDLNAVEYNRPMEETMTFKKYVGGSPANIAIGTSNLGLSVGFIGKVPDDQHGRYITDYLHDKGVDTTQVVKDKEGRKVGLAFTEIKSPSECSILMYRDNVADLYLTPEEVDEAYIRETEALLISGTALAQSPSREAVLAAIEYAKAHHVKVIFELDYRPYTWATPEEVSIYYTLVAQKANIVIGTRDEFDMLEGKENGDNQTTVNELFKYDPDLLVIKHGVEGSYAYVKDGKQYKANSYKTKVLKTFGAGDAYASAFLYALFNGKDVETALKYGSASAAIVVSKHSSSEAMPSIQEIEQLIAEQS; this is encoded by the coding sequence ATGAAGCTATTAAAAAAAGGAAGCAAGAAATTCGATATTATTGCCATCGGTAGAGCTTGTATTGACTTAAATGCTGTCGAATATAACCGGCCAATGGAAGAAACAATGACATTTAAAAAATATGTTGGAGGATCTCCTGCAAATATTGCAATTGGTACATCTAATTTAGGATTGAGCGTCGGGTTCATTGGAAAAGTTCCCGATGACCAACACGGTCGTTATATTACCGATTATCTTCATGATAAAGGTGTGGATACGACACAAGTTGTTAAAGATAAAGAAGGACGTAAAGTTGGTTTAGCTTTTACGGAAATTAAAAGCCCAAGCGAGTGCTCCATCTTAATGTACAGGGATAATGTAGCAGACCTTTACTTAACTCCGGAAGAGGTTGATGAAGCATATATTCGTGAAACAGAAGCACTGTTAATATCTGGTACAGCACTAGCACAAAGTCCTTCCCGTGAAGCAGTGTTAGCAGCTATTGAATATGCAAAAGCTCATCATGTAAAAGTTATCTTTGAACTGGATTATCGTCCATATACGTGGGCAACTCCAGAAGAAGTGTCTATTTACTATACATTAGTAGCACAAAAAGCGAATATCGTTATTGGTACACGTGATGAATTTGATATGCTTGAAGGAAAAGAAAATGGTGATAATCAGACTACAGTAAATGAACTTTTCAAATATGATCCGGATTTACTTGTAATTAAGCATGGGGTAGAAGGATCTTATGCTTATGTGAAGGACGGAAAGCAATACAAAGCGAATTCCTACAAAACAAAAGTATTAAAAACGTTTGGTGCTGGAGACGCTTATGCTTCTGCATTTCTTTACGCATTATTCAATGGGAAAGATGTGGAGACAGCGTTAAAATATGGTAGTGCATCAGCAGCCATTGTCGTTAGCAAACATAGTTCTTCAGAAGCAATGCCGTCCATTCAGGAAATTGAACAATTGATTGCTGAGCAATCTTGA
- the iolB gene encoding 5-deoxy-glucuronate isomerase — MSKLQYKPNKNSKAGVTLLQDIHEGNSDLTYVSFKLIQMDSGATYSEILKDKEVCIVALTGNASVRTGDQWFKDLGTRESVFEKKPTDSVYISNDSEFEISADRACKLALCYAPSTEKKPAQVIRAADNSVEHRGKYQNKRMVHNILPDNVDISNSLLVVEVYTEGGNFSSYPPHKHDRDHLPEESFLEETYYHEIDPEQGFVFQRVYTDDRSLDETMSVEHGDVVSVPKGYHPVGVPDGYTSYYLNVMAGPKKIWKFHNDPDHEWILARK; from the coding sequence ATGAGTAAGTTGCAATATAAACCAAATAAAAATAGCAAAGCAGGAGTTACTCTCCTACAAGATATTCACGAAGGAAACTCTGATTTAACATATGTTTCATTTAAATTGATTCAAATGGATAGCGGAGCAACCTATTCAGAAATATTAAAGGATAAGGAAGTCTGCATTGTTGCCTTAACAGGAAATGCTTCTGTTCGTACTGGTGACCAGTGGTTTAAGGATTTAGGAACTCGTGAATCCGTATTTGAAAAAAAACCGACAGACAGTGTTTATATTTCAAATGATTCCGAATTTGAAATTAGTGCTGATCGTGCGTGTAAGCTAGCATTATGCTATGCACCGTCAACAGAGAAAAAACCAGCTCAAGTCATTAGAGCTGCTGATAATTCGGTTGAACATCGAGGGAAATATCAGAACAAACGAATGGTACACAATATTTTACCTGACAATGTTGATATCTCGAATAGTCTGTTAGTTGTGGAAGTATATACAGAGGGCGGCAATTTCTCAAGTTACCCTCCTCACAAACATGATCGCGATCATCTTCCGGAAGAATCATTTTTAGAGGAAACGTATTATCATGAAATAGATCCTGAACAGGGATTTGTGTTCCAGCGTGTGTATACGGATGATCGATCATTAGATGAAACAATGAGTGTTGAACACGGTGATGTGGTATCCGTTCCAAAAGGCTATCATCCAGTAGGAGTGCCAGATGGATACACTTCCTATTATTTGAATGTTATGGCTGGACCTAAGAAAATCTGGAAATTTCATAATGATCCAGACCATGAATGGATTTTAGCCAGAAAGTAG